A region from the Triticum urartu cultivar G1812 chromosome 1, Tu2.1, whole genome shotgun sequence genome encodes:
- the LOC125554451 gene encoding soluble starch synthase 2-1, chloroplastic/amyloplastic-like isoform X1 yields the protein MAATSSSFFAPPPAALLRHGASPRLTAAASPSSSFRCHGRLQRPSVRVPRRRPAIPAAARPVRFCVNGVYGWPAVLRGWTKRGSRKCLCAAGAHDDAVNQVGEDADHDDDGVRVSNEALRATIRKSREVLAMHRDLLDQISEKKKLISVIEASSIHNGQEPFSGSPFSRSDAVSEGEEIGYDLQMYLDRRSQKSEIRSTHGESISVQHEYYGSLEDKLSYTDVNGSYSKVSYVHYLYKTFSSAATNVYEPQSVNGMEQDYEKGHSVTEEINDNSSSSAAVDVMNIILVAAECAPWSKTGGLGDVAGALPKALSKRGHRVMAIVPMYGNYEEPRQIGEPKRYQVAGQDMEVKYHHAYIDGVDFVFIHNPIFHNVESEIYGGDRTDILKRMILLCKAAVEAPWCVPCGGFCYGDGNLVFIANDWHTALLPVYLKAYYRDNGFMIYARSVLVIHNIAHQGRGPLDDFSYLDLPSNYLDLFKHHDPFGGDHLNIFAAGIKAADRLLTVSHGYAWELKTPEGGWGLHGIINESDWKFQGIVNGIDTTDWNPRCDVHLKSDGYSNYSLVTVETGKAQCKAALQKELGLPVRGDVPVIAFIGRLDNQKGVDLIAEAMPWIAGQDVQVILLGTGRQDLEDTLRRLESQHYDRVRGWVGFSVRLAHRMTAGTDILLMPSRFEPCGLNQLYAMMYGTVPVVHAVGGLRDTVQHYNPYEEAGLGWTFENAEANRMIDALGHCLNTYRNYKSSWEGLRRRGMMQDLSWDTAAKRYEEVLVAAKYQW from the exons ATGgcggccacctcctcctctttCTTCGCCCCGCCCCCCGCGGCTCTGCTTCGCCACGGCGCTTCTCCCCGTCTTACCGCCGcggcctccccctcctcctccttccgCTGCCACGGCCGACTCCAGCGCCCGTCTGTTCGAGtcccccgccgccgcccagcGATCCCAGCGGCCGCCCGACCC GTGAGGTTTTGCGTCAATGGTGTCTATGGGTGGCCGGCGGTACTCAGGGGTTGGACTAAAAGGGGGTCGAGAAAGTGTTTATGCGCCGCTGGGGCACATGACGACGCTGTGAATCAAGTTGGCGAGGATGCCGACCACGACGACGACGGAGTCCGTGTTTCCAATGAGGCCCTCCGCGCCACCATCCGGAAGAGCAGAGAGGTGCTGGCGATGCACAGAGATCTACTTGATCAG ATATCAGAAAAGAAGAAGCTCATCTCTGTTATTGAGGCCAGCTCCATTCATAATGGGCAAGAGCCATTCAGTGGTAGTCCCTTTTCACGCTCGGATGCAGTTTCAGAGGGTGAAGAGATTGGCTATGATCTTCAGATGTACCTTGACAGGCGTTCACAGAAATCCGAAATCCGTTCAACTCATGGAGAATCTATTAGTGTCCAGCATGAATACTATGGAAGTTTAGAAGACAAACTTTCCTACACTGATGTTAATGGATCATATAGCAAGGTCAGCTATGTTCACTATCTGTACAAAACTTTCTCTAGTGCTGCTACTAACGTATATGAACCACAATCTGTTAATGGTATGGAGCAGGATTATGAAAAGGGACACTCAGTTACTGAGGAAATAAATGACAAttcatcttcttcggccgctgtAGATGTTATGAATATCATATTGGTAGCTGCAGAATGTGCTCCTTGGTCGAAAACAG GTGGACTTGGGGATGTTGCCGGAGCTTTGCCTAAGGCTTTGTCAAAGAGAGGTCATCGTGTCATG GCGATAGTACCAATGTATGGGAACTATGAAGAACCTCGCCAAATAGGAGAACCAAAGAGGTACCAGGTCGCAGGGCAG GATATGGAGGTAAAATATCATCATGCATACATAGATGGCGTGGATTTTGTGTTTATCCACAATCCTATCTTCCACAATGTTGAGAGTGAAATTTATGGTGGAGACCGAACA GATATCTTGAAACGAATGATCTTATTGTGCAAAGCAGctgtagag GCTCCATGGTGTGTTCCATGTGGTGGTTTTTGCTACGGCGATGGAAATCTTGTATTCATAGCAAATGACTGGCACACTGCATTACTGCCTGTTTATTTGAAGGCTTATTATCGTGACAATGGTTTCATGATATATGCCCGCTCTGTCCTTGTGATACACAATATAGCACATCAG GGCCGTGGCCCCTTGGACGATTTCAGTTACCTGGATTTGCCCAGTAACTACTTGGACCTTTTCAAACATCACGACCCATTTGGAGGTGATCATCTAAACATATTTGCTGCTGGAATTAAAGCTGCGGACCGTTTACTTACTGTTAGCCATGGTTATGCATGGGAGCTCAAAACGCCTGAAGGTGGTTGGGGCCTTCATGGGATCATTAATGAAAGTGATTGGAAATTCCAAGGCATTGTAAATGGTATCGATACCACTGATTGGAATCCTAGGTGTGATGTCCACCTGAAATCAGATGGATACAGCAACTATTCTCTGGTAACTGTTGAAACAGGTAAAGCACAGTGTAAAGCGGCATTGCAGAAAGAGCTTGGTCTCCCGGTTCGTGGGGATGTTCCTGTGATTGCTTTCATCGGACGGCTAGACAATCAAAAAGGCGTAGACCTGATAGCAGAAGCAATGCCATGGATAGCTGGTCAAGATGTACAGGTAATACTGCTGGGTACCGGGAGGCAAGACCTTGAAGACACACTGAGGAGGCTTGAAAGCCAGCACTACGACCGTGTTAGGGGTTGGGTTGGTTTCTCTGTCAGGTTGGCTCATCGTATGACCGCAGGAACTGATATACTGTTGATGCCGTCAAGGTTCGAGCCTTGCGGGTTGAACCAGCTCTATGCAATGATGTATGGGACCGTGCCGGTGGTGCATGCGGTGGGTGGCCTTCGAGACACCGTCCAGCACTACAATCCATATGAGGAGGCTGGGCTTGGTTGGACTTTTGAAAATGCGGAAGCAAACAGGATGATCGATGCGCTGGGGCACTGCCTGAACACGTACAGGAACTACAAGTCTAGCTGGGAGGGACTCCGGAGGAGAGGGATGATGCAGGACCTAAGCTGGGACACTGCTGCTAAACGCTATGAGGAGGTTCTTGTTGCTGCCAAGTATCAGTGGTGA
- the LOC125554451 gene encoding soluble starch synthase 2-1, chloroplastic/amyloplastic-like isoform X2 — protein sequence MAATSSSFFAPPPAALLRHGASPRLTAAASPSSSFRCHGRLQRPSVRVPRRRPAIPAAARPVRFCVNGVYGWPAVLRGWTKRGSRKCLCAAGAHDDAVNQVGEDADHDDDGVRVSNEALRATIRKSREVLAMHRDLLDQLIQISEKKKLISVIEASSIHNGQEPFSGSPFSRSDAVSEGEEIGYDLQMYLDRRSQKSEIRSTHGESISVQHEYYGSLEDKLSYTDVNGSYSKDYEKGHSVTEEINDNSSSSAAVDVMNIILVAAECAPWSKTGGLGDVAGALPKALSKRGHRVMAIVPMYGNYEEPRQIGEPKRYQVAGQDMEVKYHHAYIDGVDFVFIHNPIFHNVESEIYGGDRTVSNDILKRMILLCKAAVEAPWCVPCGGFCYGDGNLVFIANDWHTALLPVYLKAYYRDNGFMIYARSVLVIHNIAHQGRGPLDDFSYLDLPSNYLDLFKHHDPFGGDHLNIFAAGIKAADRLLTVSHGYAWELKTPEGGWGLHGIINESDWKFQGIVNGIDTTDWNPRCDVHLKSDGYSNYSLVTVETGKAQCKAALQKELGLPVRGDVPVIAFIGRLDNQKGVDLIAEAMPWIAGQDVQVILLGTGRQDLEDTLRRLESQHYDRVRGWVGFSVRLAHRMTAGTDILLMPSRFEPCGLNQLYAMMYGTVPVVHAVGGLRDTVQHYNPYEEAGLGWTFENAEANRMIDALGHCLNTYRNYKSSWEGLRRRGMMQDLSWDTAAKRYEEVLVAAKYQW from the exons ATGgcggccacctcctcctctttCTTCGCCCCGCCCCCCGCGGCTCTGCTTCGCCACGGCGCTTCTCCCCGTCTTACCGCCGcggcctccccctcctcctccttccgCTGCCACGGCCGACTCCAGCGCCCGTCTGTTCGAGtcccccgccgccgcccagcGATCCCAGCGGCCGCCCGACCC GTGAGGTTTTGCGTCAATGGTGTCTATGGGTGGCCGGCGGTACTCAGGGGTTGGACTAAAAGGGGGTCGAGAAAGTGTTTATGCGCCGCTGGGGCACATGACGACGCTGTGAATCAAGTTGGCGAGGATGCCGACCACGACGACGACGGAGTCCGTGTTTCCAATGAGGCCCTCCGCGCCACCATCCGGAAGAGCAGAGAGGTGCTGGCGATGCACAGAGATCTACTTGATCAG CTTATTCAGATATCAGAAAAGAAGAAGCTCATCTCTGTTATTGAGGCCAGCTCCATTCATAATGGGCAAGAGCCATTCAGTGGTAGTCCCTTTTCACGCTCGGATGCAGTTTCAGAGGGTGAAGAGATTGGCTATGATCTTCAGATGTACCTTGACAGGCGTTCACAGAAATCCGAAATCCGTTCAACTCATGGAGAATCTATTAGTGTCCAGCATGAATACTATGGAAGTTTAGAAGACAAACTTTCCTACACTGATGTTAATGGATCATATAGCAAG GATTATGAAAAGGGACACTCAGTTACTGAGGAAATAAATGACAAttcatcttcttcggccgctgtAGATGTTATGAATATCATATTGGTAGCTGCAGAATGTGCTCCTTGGTCGAAAACAG GTGGACTTGGGGATGTTGCCGGAGCTTTGCCTAAGGCTTTGTCAAAGAGAGGTCATCGTGTCATG GCGATAGTACCAATGTATGGGAACTATGAAGAACCTCGCCAAATAGGAGAACCAAAGAGGTACCAGGTCGCAGGGCAG GATATGGAGGTAAAATATCATCATGCATACATAGATGGCGTGGATTTTGTGTTTATCCACAATCCTATCTTCCACAATGTTGAGAGTGAAATTTATGGTGGAGACCGAACAGTAAGTAAT GATATCTTGAAACGAATGATCTTATTGTGCAAAGCAGctgtagag GCTCCATGGTGTGTTCCATGTGGTGGTTTTTGCTACGGCGATGGAAATCTTGTATTCATAGCAAATGACTGGCACACTGCATTACTGCCTGTTTATTTGAAGGCTTATTATCGTGACAATGGTTTCATGATATATGCCCGCTCTGTCCTTGTGATACACAATATAGCACATCAG GGCCGTGGCCCCTTGGACGATTTCAGTTACCTGGATTTGCCCAGTAACTACTTGGACCTTTTCAAACATCACGACCCATTTGGAGGTGATCATCTAAACATATTTGCTGCTGGAATTAAAGCTGCGGACCGTTTACTTACTGTTAGCCATGGTTATGCATGGGAGCTCAAAACGCCTGAAGGTGGTTGGGGCCTTCATGGGATCATTAATGAAAGTGATTGGAAATTCCAAGGCATTGTAAATGGTATCGATACCACTGATTGGAATCCTAGGTGTGATGTCCACCTGAAATCAGATGGATACAGCAACTATTCTCTGGTAACTGTTGAAACAGGTAAAGCACAGTGTAAAGCGGCATTGCAGAAAGAGCTTGGTCTCCCGGTTCGTGGGGATGTTCCTGTGATTGCTTTCATCGGACGGCTAGACAATCAAAAAGGCGTAGACCTGATAGCAGAAGCAATGCCATGGATAGCTGGTCAAGATGTACAGGTAATACTGCTGGGTACCGGGAGGCAAGACCTTGAAGACACACTGAGGAGGCTTGAAAGCCAGCACTACGACCGTGTTAGGGGTTGGGTTGGTTTCTCTGTCAGGTTGGCTCATCGTATGACCGCAGGAACTGATATACTGTTGATGCCGTCAAGGTTCGAGCCTTGCGGGTTGAACCAGCTCTATGCAATGATGTATGGGACCGTGCCGGTGGTGCATGCGGTGGGTGGCCTTCGAGACACCGTCCAGCACTACAATCCATATGAGGAGGCTGGGCTTGGTTGGACTTTTGAAAATGCGGAAGCAAACAGGATGATCGATGCGCTGGGGCACTGCCTGAACACGTACAGGAACTACAAGTCTAGCTGGGAGGGACTCCGGAGGAGAGGGATGATGCAGGACCTAAGCTGGGACACTGCTGCTAAACGCTATGAGGAGGTTCTTGTTGCTGCCAAGTATCAGTGGTGA
- the LOC125554451 gene encoding soluble starch synthase 2-1, chloroplastic/amyloplastic-like isoform X3, translating into MAATSSSFFAPPPAALLRHGASPRLTAAASPSSSFRCHGRLQRPSVRVPRRRPAIPAAARPVRFCVNGVYGWPAVLRGWTKRGSRKCLCAAGAHDDAVNQVGEDADHDDDGVRVSNEALRATIRKSREVLAMHRDLLDQISEKKKLISVIEASSIHNGQEPFSGSPFSRSDAVSEGEEIGYDLQMYLDRRSQKSEIRSTHGESISVQHEYYGSLEDKLSYTDVNGSYSKDYEKGHSVTEEINDNSSSSAAVDVMNIILVAAECAPWSKTGGLGDVAGALPKALSKRGHRVMAIVPMYGNYEEPRQIGEPKRYQVAGQDMEVKYHHAYIDGVDFVFIHNPIFHNVESEIYGGDRTDILKRMILLCKAAVEAPWCVPCGGFCYGDGNLVFIANDWHTALLPVYLKAYYRDNGFMIYARSVLVIHNIAHQGRGPLDDFSYLDLPSNYLDLFKHHDPFGGDHLNIFAAGIKAADRLLTVSHGYAWELKTPEGGWGLHGIINESDWKFQGIVNGIDTTDWNPRCDVHLKSDGYSNYSLVTVETGKAQCKAALQKELGLPVRGDVPVIAFIGRLDNQKGVDLIAEAMPWIAGQDVQVILLGTGRQDLEDTLRRLESQHYDRVRGWVGFSVRLAHRMTAGTDILLMPSRFEPCGLNQLYAMMYGTVPVVHAVGGLRDTVQHYNPYEEAGLGWTFENAEANRMIDALGHCLNTYRNYKSSWEGLRRRGMMQDLSWDTAAKRYEEVLVAAKYQW; encoded by the exons ATGgcggccacctcctcctctttCTTCGCCCCGCCCCCCGCGGCTCTGCTTCGCCACGGCGCTTCTCCCCGTCTTACCGCCGcggcctccccctcctcctccttccgCTGCCACGGCCGACTCCAGCGCCCGTCTGTTCGAGtcccccgccgccgcccagcGATCCCAGCGGCCGCCCGACCC GTGAGGTTTTGCGTCAATGGTGTCTATGGGTGGCCGGCGGTACTCAGGGGTTGGACTAAAAGGGGGTCGAGAAAGTGTTTATGCGCCGCTGGGGCACATGACGACGCTGTGAATCAAGTTGGCGAGGATGCCGACCACGACGACGACGGAGTCCGTGTTTCCAATGAGGCCCTCCGCGCCACCATCCGGAAGAGCAGAGAGGTGCTGGCGATGCACAGAGATCTACTTGATCAG ATATCAGAAAAGAAGAAGCTCATCTCTGTTATTGAGGCCAGCTCCATTCATAATGGGCAAGAGCCATTCAGTGGTAGTCCCTTTTCACGCTCGGATGCAGTTTCAGAGGGTGAAGAGATTGGCTATGATCTTCAGATGTACCTTGACAGGCGTTCACAGAAATCCGAAATCCGTTCAACTCATGGAGAATCTATTAGTGTCCAGCATGAATACTATGGAAGTTTAGAAGACAAACTTTCCTACACTGATGTTAATGGATCATATAGCAAG GATTATGAAAAGGGACACTCAGTTACTGAGGAAATAAATGACAAttcatcttcttcggccgctgtAGATGTTATGAATATCATATTGGTAGCTGCAGAATGTGCTCCTTGGTCGAAAACAG GTGGACTTGGGGATGTTGCCGGAGCTTTGCCTAAGGCTTTGTCAAAGAGAGGTCATCGTGTCATG GCGATAGTACCAATGTATGGGAACTATGAAGAACCTCGCCAAATAGGAGAACCAAAGAGGTACCAGGTCGCAGGGCAG GATATGGAGGTAAAATATCATCATGCATACATAGATGGCGTGGATTTTGTGTTTATCCACAATCCTATCTTCCACAATGTTGAGAGTGAAATTTATGGTGGAGACCGAACA GATATCTTGAAACGAATGATCTTATTGTGCAAAGCAGctgtagag GCTCCATGGTGTGTTCCATGTGGTGGTTTTTGCTACGGCGATGGAAATCTTGTATTCATAGCAAATGACTGGCACACTGCATTACTGCCTGTTTATTTGAAGGCTTATTATCGTGACAATGGTTTCATGATATATGCCCGCTCTGTCCTTGTGATACACAATATAGCACATCAG GGCCGTGGCCCCTTGGACGATTTCAGTTACCTGGATTTGCCCAGTAACTACTTGGACCTTTTCAAACATCACGACCCATTTGGAGGTGATCATCTAAACATATTTGCTGCTGGAATTAAAGCTGCGGACCGTTTACTTACTGTTAGCCATGGTTATGCATGGGAGCTCAAAACGCCTGAAGGTGGTTGGGGCCTTCATGGGATCATTAATGAAAGTGATTGGAAATTCCAAGGCATTGTAAATGGTATCGATACCACTGATTGGAATCCTAGGTGTGATGTCCACCTGAAATCAGATGGATACAGCAACTATTCTCTGGTAACTGTTGAAACAGGTAAAGCACAGTGTAAAGCGGCATTGCAGAAAGAGCTTGGTCTCCCGGTTCGTGGGGATGTTCCTGTGATTGCTTTCATCGGACGGCTAGACAATCAAAAAGGCGTAGACCTGATAGCAGAAGCAATGCCATGGATAGCTGGTCAAGATGTACAGGTAATACTGCTGGGTACCGGGAGGCAAGACCTTGAAGACACACTGAGGAGGCTTGAAAGCCAGCACTACGACCGTGTTAGGGGTTGGGTTGGTTTCTCTGTCAGGTTGGCTCATCGTATGACCGCAGGAACTGATATACTGTTGATGCCGTCAAGGTTCGAGCCTTGCGGGTTGAACCAGCTCTATGCAATGATGTATGGGACCGTGCCGGTGGTGCATGCGGTGGGTGGCCTTCGAGACACCGTCCAGCACTACAATCCATATGAGGAGGCTGGGCTTGGTTGGACTTTTGAAAATGCGGAAGCAAACAGGATGATCGATGCGCTGGGGCACTGCCTGAACACGTACAGGAACTACAAGTCTAGCTGGGAGGGACTCCGGAGGAGAGGGATGATGCAGGACCTAAGCTGGGACACTGCTGCTAAACGCTATGAGGAGGTTCTTGTTGCTGCCAAGTATCAGTGGTGA
- the LOC125554451 gene encoding soluble starch synthase 2-1, chloroplastic/amyloplastic-like isoform X4, whose protein sequence is MRSVRFCVNGVYGWPAVLRGWTKRGSRKCLCAAGAHDDAVNQVGEDADHDDDGVRVSNEALRATIRKSREVLAMHRDLLDQISEKKKLISVIEASSIHNGQEPFSGSPFSRSDAVSEGEEIGYDLQMYLDRRSQKSEIRSTHGESISVQHEYYGSLEDKLSYTDVNGSYSKVSYVHYLYKTFSSAATNVYEPQSVNGMEQDYEKGHSVTEEINDNSSSSAAVDVMNIILVAAECAPWSKTGGLGDVAGALPKALSKRGHRVMAIVPMYGNYEEPRQIGEPKRYQVAGQDMEVKYHHAYIDGVDFVFIHNPIFHNVESEIYGGDRTDILKRMILLCKAAVEAPWCVPCGGFCYGDGNLVFIANDWHTALLPVYLKAYYRDNGFMIYARSVLVIHNIAHQGRGPLDDFSYLDLPSNYLDLFKHHDPFGGDHLNIFAAGIKAADRLLTVSHGYAWELKTPEGGWGLHGIINESDWKFQGIVNGIDTTDWNPRCDVHLKSDGYSNYSLVTVETGKAQCKAALQKELGLPVRGDVPVIAFIGRLDNQKGVDLIAEAMPWIAGQDVQVILLGTGRQDLEDTLRRLESQHYDRVRGWVGFSVRLAHRMTAGTDILLMPSRFEPCGLNQLYAMMYGTVPVVHAVGGLRDTVQHYNPYEEAGLGWTFENAEANRMIDALGHCLNTYRNYKSSWEGLRRRGMMQDLSWDTAAKRYEEVLVAAKYQW, encoded by the exons ATGCGATCG GTGAGGTTTTGCGTCAATGGTGTCTATGGGTGGCCGGCGGTACTCAGGGGTTGGACTAAAAGGGGGTCGAGAAAGTGTTTATGCGCCGCTGGGGCACATGACGACGCTGTGAATCAAGTTGGCGAGGATGCCGACCACGACGACGACGGAGTCCGTGTTTCCAATGAGGCCCTCCGCGCCACCATCCGGAAGAGCAGAGAGGTGCTGGCGATGCACAGAGATCTACTTGATCAG ATATCAGAAAAGAAGAAGCTCATCTCTGTTATTGAGGCCAGCTCCATTCATAATGGGCAAGAGCCATTCAGTGGTAGTCCCTTTTCACGCTCGGATGCAGTTTCAGAGGGTGAAGAGATTGGCTATGATCTTCAGATGTACCTTGACAGGCGTTCACAGAAATCCGAAATCCGTTCAACTCATGGAGAATCTATTAGTGTCCAGCATGAATACTATGGAAGTTTAGAAGACAAACTTTCCTACACTGATGTTAATGGATCATATAGCAAGGTCAGCTATGTTCACTATCTGTACAAAACTTTCTCTAGTGCTGCTACTAACGTATATGAACCACAATCTGTTAATGGTATGGAGCAGGATTATGAAAAGGGACACTCAGTTACTGAGGAAATAAATGACAAttcatcttcttcggccgctgtAGATGTTATGAATATCATATTGGTAGCTGCAGAATGTGCTCCTTGGTCGAAAACAG GTGGACTTGGGGATGTTGCCGGAGCTTTGCCTAAGGCTTTGTCAAAGAGAGGTCATCGTGTCATG GCGATAGTACCAATGTATGGGAACTATGAAGAACCTCGCCAAATAGGAGAACCAAAGAGGTACCAGGTCGCAGGGCAG GATATGGAGGTAAAATATCATCATGCATACATAGATGGCGTGGATTTTGTGTTTATCCACAATCCTATCTTCCACAATGTTGAGAGTGAAATTTATGGTGGAGACCGAACA GATATCTTGAAACGAATGATCTTATTGTGCAAAGCAGctgtagag GCTCCATGGTGTGTTCCATGTGGTGGTTTTTGCTACGGCGATGGAAATCTTGTATTCATAGCAAATGACTGGCACACTGCATTACTGCCTGTTTATTTGAAGGCTTATTATCGTGACAATGGTTTCATGATATATGCCCGCTCTGTCCTTGTGATACACAATATAGCACATCAG GGCCGTGGCCCCTTGGACGATTTCAGTTACCTGGATTTGCCCAGTAACTACTTGGACCTTTTCAAACATCACGACCCATTTGGAGGTGATCATCTAAACATATTTGCTGCTGGAATTAAAGCTGCGGACCGTTTACTTACTGTTAGCCATGGTTATGCATGGGAGCTCAAAACGCCTGAAGGTGGTTGGGGCCTTCATGGGATCATTAATGAAAGTGATTGGAAATTCCAAGGCATTGTAAATGGTATCGATACCACTGATTGGAATCCTAGGTGTGATGTCCACCTGAAATCAGATGGATACAGCAACTATTCTCTGGTAACTGTTGAAACAGGTAAAGCACAGTGTAAAGCGGCATTGCAGAAAGAGCTTGGTCTCCCGGTTCGTGGGGATGTTCCTGTGATTGCTTTCATCGGACGGCTAGACAATCAAAAAGGCGTAGACCTGATAGCAGAAGCAATGCCATGGATAGCTGGTCAAGATGTACAGGTAATACTGCTGGGTACCGGGAGGCAAGACCTTGAAGACACACTGAGGAGGCTTGAAAGCCAGCACTACGACCGTGTTAGGGGTTGGGTTGGTTTCTCTGTCAGGTTGGCTCATCGTATGACCGCAGGAACTGATATACTGTTGATGCCGTCAAGGTTCGAGCCTTGCGGGTTGAACCAGCTCTATGCAATGATGTATGGGACCGTGCCGGTGGTGCATGCGGTGGGTGGCCTTCGAGACACCGTCCAGCACTACAATCCATATGAGGAGGCTGGGCTTGGTTGGACTTTTGAAAATGCGGAAGCAAACAGGATGATCGATGCGCTGGGGCACTGCCTGAACACGTACAGGAACTACAAGTCTAGCTGGGAGGGACTCCGGAGGAGAGGGATGATGCAGGACCTAAGCTGGGACACTGCTGCTAAACGCTATGAGGAGGTTCTTGTTGCTGCCAAGTATCAGTGGTGA